A region of Streptomyces halobius DNA encodes the following proteins:
- a CDS encoding glycoside hydrolase family 26 protein has protein sequence MSQRSRRLVGATLGAVTLCLLLSCAPVPVPGRAAVAEDGRHPRAGSGPPAYPVSPVPEMPLLPLGAFLGSDEEGVRRLSAMERWLGGTDIRVGHTYVPGDRWSDIEGRPEFLRPWADWRLGDDDRMFVLNVPMMERDEAHLPDSEVRGLLQRAAAGAFDGHFRTLARHLVDLDVPDTVITLGWEMNGTTYTHRCGPDPRAWKAYWRRIVTAMRSVPGQEFRFDFAPARGANAIGWTKCYPGDDVVDIIGMETYDRPAGETFDAMVHQPYGLQAQVDFADAHGKEISYPEWGLFDNGDNPEFVTRMLEWIAEHRPLYQSITDYCPHGVWRCQENPRSTRAFRAALYGLTEDTPPPERDRWDSCGPSDSGNGVIRRAGRVPELHRHLAPLACQVFSRARTPRSDVSRSRARPAAGARPCVCAAYSRHAGAAAPVPAQEPSSSTSQKSGTLPPSALSTGSGR, from the coding sequence ATGTCCCAGCGCAGCCGGAGGCTGGTGGGCGCCACTCTCGGGGCGGTCACCCTCTGCCTGCTTCTTTCCTGTGCTCCTGTCCCCGTGCCGGGCCGTGCCGCCGTGGCCGAGGACGGACGTCATCCCCGTGCGGGCAGCGGCCCTCCGGCATATCCGGTGTCTCCGGTGCCCGAGATGCCGCTGCTGCCCCTGGGCGCTTTTCTCGGCTCCGACGAGGAAGGCGTACGGCGGCTGTCCGCCATGGAGCGCTGGCTCGGCGGTACGGATATCCGGGTCGGCCACACGTATGTGCCGGGTGACCGCTGGTCGGACATCGAGGGACGGCCGGAATTCCTCCGGCCGTGGGCGGACTGGCGCCTCGGGGACGACGACCGGATGTTCGTGCTGAACGTGCCGATGATGGAGCGCGACGAGGCGCACCTCCCGGACTCCGAGGTGCGCGGGCTGCTGCAGCGCGCCGCGGCCGGCGCGTTCGACGGGCATTTCCGTACGCTGGCCCGGCATCTGGTGGACCTGGACGTCCCGGACACCGTGATCACCCTCGGCTGGGAAATGAACGGGACCACCTACACCCATCGCTGCGGGCCCGATCCGAGGGCCTGGAAGGCGTACTGGCGCCGTATCGTCACCGCGATGCGCTCGGTGCCGGGACAGGAATTCCGTTTTGATTTCGCACCGGCCCGCGGCGCGAATGCCATCGGCTGGACGAAGTGCTACCCGGGCGACGATGTCGTGGACATCATCGGAATGGAGACCTACGACCGGCCGGCCGGCGAGACCTTCGACGCGATGGTCCATCAGCCGTACGGGCTCCAGGCGCAGGTCGATTTCGCGGACGCGCACGGAAAGGAGATCTCGTACCCGGAATGGGGGCTGTTCGACAACGGCGACAACCCGGAATTCGTCACGCGCATGCTGGAGTGGATCGCCGAGCACAGACCGCTCTACCAGAGCATCACCGATTACTGCCCGCACGGCGTGTGGCGGTGCCAGGAGAATCCGCGGTCCACCAGAGCGTTCCGCGCCGCGCTCTACGGCCTGACGGAGGACACCCCGCCCCCGGAGCGGGACCGGTGGGACAGCTGCGGTCCGTCCGACTCCGGGAACGGCGTCATCCGCCGCGCCGGCCGCGTACCGGAGCTCCATCGTCACCTCGCGCCTCTCGCCTGCCAGGTGTTCAGCCGCGCCCGTACGCCGCGCAGCGACGTCAGCCGTTCCCGGGCCAGGCCGGCCGCCGGCGCGCGGCCGTGTGTCTGCGCCGCATACAGCCGGCACGCCGGGGCCGCGGCCCCGGTCCCGGCGCAGGAGCCGTCGAGCAGCACATCGCAGAAGTCCGGGACGCTGCCGCCGAGCGCCCTCAGTACCGGCAGCGGACGGTAG
- a CDS encoding glycosyltransferase has protein sequence MRVLHIITGLGIGGAEQQLRLLLRRLPADCEVVTLTNPGPVADGIEADGTPVIHLGMAGNQDLTTIPRLARIIRRGRYDLVHTHLYRACVYGRIAARLAGVRTVVATEHSLGEAVMEGRRLSRGARGLYRATERLGSATVAVSDTVADRLSRWGVPGKRIHVVPNGIEAHRFMYRSAFRAAVRQLLGLPTDAFVVGGVGRLVPGKRFDVLVRAVTHLSGVHLLLAGEGPERTALERIARQFGAGSRIHLLGTRGGVVGPATGDVPDAEPGIPGLLSAMDVFVSPSPEEAFGLAVVEALASGLHVLHGGCPAVDELPASQAPGARRCAPDPYELSTAIRTLRRTGPPRLPVPPLVEHYDIDHTAESLMAVYQHALVVTTGARLFPSRAPTPGAAPSHVSLPDPARSRSAADSSLSKR, from the coding sequence GTGAGAGTTCTGCACATCATCACCGGCCTCGGCATCGGCGGCGCCGAGCAGCAGCTGCGGCTGCTGCTGCGCCGGCTGCCGGCCGACTGCGAGGTCGTCACCCTGACCAACCCCGGCCCGGTCGCCGACGGCATCGAGGCCGACGGCACCCCCGTCATCCACCTCGGCATGGCCGGCAACCAGGACCTGACCACGATCCCCCGGCTGGCCCGGATCATCCGTCGCGGCCGCTACGACCTGGTGCACACCCACCTCTACCGGGCCTGTGTCTACGGCCGGATCGCCGCCCGGCTGGCCGGCGTACGGACGGTGGTCGCCACCGAACACTCCCTGGGCGAAGCGGTCATGGAGGGCCGGCGGCTCAGCCGGGGCGCCCGCGGACTGTACCGGGCCACCGAACGGCTGGGGTCCGCGACCGTCGCCGTCTCGGACACCGTCGCCGACCGGCTGAGCCGCTGGGGCGTGCCCGGGAAGCGGATCCATGTGGTGCCCAACGGCATCGAGGCGCACCGCTTCATGTACCGCTCGGCCTTCCGCGCCGCCGTCCGCCAGCTGCTGGGCCTGCCGACCGACGCCTTCGTGGTCGGCGGTGTCGGCCGGCTGGTGCCCGGCAAGCGGTTCGACGTCCTGGTGCGGGCGGTGACCCATCTCTCCGGCGTCCACCTGCTGTTGGCGGGCGAAGGGCCGGAGCGGACGGCGCTGGAGAGGATCGCGCGGCAGTTCGGCGCGGGCTCCCGGATCCATCTGCTGGGCACCCGTGGCGGGGTGGTCGGCCCCGCGACCGGCGATGTGCCGGACGCGGAGCCCGGCATCCCCGGTCTGCTGTCGGCGATGGACGTCTTCGTCTCACCGTCCCCGGAGGAGGCGTTCGGCCTGGCCGTCGTCGAGGCACTCGCTTCCGGGCTGCACGTCCTGCACGGCGGCTGCCCTGCCGTCGACGAGCTCCCCGCGAGCCAGGCCCCGGGCGCCCGCCGCTGCGCCCCGGACCCCTACGAACTGTCCACCGCCATCCGCACGCTGCGCCGTACCGGACCGCCCCGGCTGCCGGTCCCGCCCCTCGTGGAGCACTACGACATCGACCACACCGCCGAGTCCCTGATGGCCGTCTACCAGCATGCCCTCGTCGTCACGACGGGCGCCCGGCTGTTCCCGTCGCGCGCGCCCACGCCGGGGGCGGCCCCCTCGCACGTGTCCCTGCCGGACCCGGCCCGGTCGCGCTCCGCCGCCGACTCCTCGCTGTCGAAGAGGTGA
- a CDS encoding polysaccharide deacetylase family protein, which yields MYHSVAEDPYHITVSPGRLDRQLRWLRDRGLRGVSVDALLRSRAAGRGTGLVGLTFDDGYADFLSDALPLLRRHDCTATVFVMPGRAGGDNAWDPLGPRKPLLTEDGIRAVADAGMEIGSHGLLHQDLTTADGVTLVRETAVSRALLTELTGRAPEGFCYPYGAVDTRAVEAVRGAGYGYACAIDPGPLTGLLALPRVHIGAADTSWRLHLKRLLHPLRRRPLPEESTPTTSTADPAAGGTL from the coding sequence CTGTACCACTCGGTCGCCGAGGACCCGTACCACATCACCGTCTCCCCCGGCCGGCTGGACCGTCAGCTCCGCTGGCTGCGCGACCGCGGACTGCGCGGCGTCTCCGTCGACGCGCTGCTGCGCTCCCGCGCCGCCGGCCGGGGCACCGGGCTGGTCGGGCTGACCTTCGACGACGGCTACGCCGACTTCCTCTCCGACGCGCTGCCGCTGCTGCGCCGCCACGACTGCACCGCGACGGTGTTCGTGATGCCCGGCCGGGCGGGCGGCGACAACGCCTGGGACCCGCTCGGGCCCCGCAAGCCGCTGCTGACCGAGGACGGCATCCGCGCCGTCGCCGACGCCGGCATGGAGATCGGCTCCCACGGACTGCTGCACCAGGACCTCACCACCGCCGACGGCGTGACCCTGGTACGGGAGACCGCCGTCAGCCGCGCCCTGCTCACCGAGCTGACCGGGCGGGCCCCGGAAGGCTTCTGCTATCCCTACGGCGCCGTCGACACCCGGGCCGTCGAGGCGGTACGCGGCGCCGGTTACGGCTACGCCTGCGCCATCGACCCCGGCCCGCTGACCGGGCTGCTCGCCCTGCCCCGGGTGCACATCGGCGCCGCCGACACCTCCTGGCGGCTGCATCTCAAGCGGCTGCTGCATCCGCTGCGCCGCCGCCCGCTGCCCGAAGAGTCCACCCCCACCACGAGCACTGCCGACCCGGCCGCTGGAGGCACCCTGTGA
- a CDS encoding lipid II flippase MurJ: protein MAAGPGPAVHCSRLTALTVLAFGVTGYFSAALRAHRSVVPPAAIHVAYNLCIIGTMPAPHAAWGVGAAAAGVALGGVATALVHRFLASPLPAGAISQLNYAQKAAQSPMVLSLMLCTVAFPVVARAVADGAADRARRRRERDPTPAELVVLPGTAYVIACAPQAEVLFRRGVFTAATAATASVMRVHALWLLGHGPAGALIRPFSAAARPTWYPAAAMAAGLLLTVVAGLCTVRWWGAHGIAAANDAGITATALLMLRGLGTRVVTVEVRRVAAGLGRPPPAAATAAAMGDPLAAQSPPPLLGAAAGALLVPPSTPRPPPPCGPPSSVS, encoded by the coding sequence GTGGCGGCCGGGCCGGGCCCGGCCGTCCACTGCTCCCGGCTGACCGCGCTGACCGTCCTCGCCTTCGGTGTCACCGGCTACTTCAGCGCCGCGCTGCGCGCCCACCGCAGCGTTGTCCCGCCGGCCGCGATCCATGTCGCGTACAACCTCTGCATCATCGGCACGATGCCGGCGCCGCACGCGGCCTGGGGGGTGGGGGCCGCCGCGGCGGGGGTCGCACTCGGGGGCGTCGCGACGGCGTTGGTCCACAGGTTCCTCGCCTCACCGCTGCCGGCCGGTGCCATCTCGCAACTGAACTACGCACAGAAGGCGGCGCAGTCGCCGATGGTGCTGTCGCTGATGCTCTGCACCGTCGCCTTTCCCGTCGTCGCGCGGGCGGTTGCCGACGGTGCGGCGGACCGGGCCCGGCGCCGGAGGGAGCGCGATCCGACGCCGGCCGAGCTGGTGGTGCTGCCGGGCACCGCGTATGTGATCGCCTGCGCTCCCCAGGCCGAAGTCCTCTTCCGGCGGGGCGTGTTCACCGCCGCGACCGCCGCCACCGCGTCGGTGATGCGGGTCCACGCGCTCTGGCTGCTCGGCCACGGTCCGGCCGGCGCCCTCATCCGGCCGTTCTCCGCCGCCGCCCGGCCCACCTGGTACCCGGCCGCCGCGATGGCGGCCGGGCTGCTGCTCACCGTCGTGGCCGGGCTGTGCACGGTCCGGTGGTGGGGCGCGCACGGCATCGCCGCCGCCAACGACGCCGGTATCACCGCCACCGCGCTGCTGATGCTGCGCGGCCTCGGCACCCGGGTCGTCACCGTCGAGGTGCGCCGGGTCGCCGCCGGACTCGGCCGGCCGCCACCGGCCGCCGCCACGGCCGCGGCCATGGGCGACCCGCTCGCCGCGCAGTCCCCGCCTCCGCTGCTCGGTGCGGCCGCGGGGGCGCTGCTGGTGCCGCCGTCTACGCCGCGACCGCCCCCACCCTGCGGACCCCCGAGTTCCGTCAGCTGA
- a CDS encoding glycosyltransferase family 4 protein, with translation MLPQEVPSEERPTVPHVPGVPCVFHVSQPVDGGVARVVADLVRAQVAAGLRVVVAAPPGGGLHRDVAMAGAEVAVWFAERSPGRRPAGETRRLARLIRRTGPDLVHAHSAKAGLAARLAVRGRIPTVHQPHAWSFEAAGGTTGRLALAWERFAVRWSDRVLCVSEAERLRGAAAGVSARWAVIHNGVDPERFSPGPADAAARRWLHASLGLLQLLSADTPLVVCVGRLCPQKGQLTLLRAWPEVRAAVPDARLVLVGDGPDRRLLQDAAPPGVLFAGAADEIVPWYRAADLVVLPSRWEGMALAPLEAMACARPVVVTDVGGARESLPPGAEAGCLVPPDDPAALARALCGLLTAPQLRVTLGRRARKHVRTTFDVRRTTAAVLDLYHELLGLPCPESRERIRR, from the coding sequence GTGCTGCCGCAAGAGGTACCGTCCGAAGAGCGGCCCACCGTTCCCCACGTTCCCGGCGTTCCCTGCGTTTTCCACGTATCCCAGCCCGTGGACGGCGGGGTCGCCCGGGTCGTGGCGGACCTGGTGCGGGCCCAAGTGGCGGCCGGGCTGCGGGTCGTGGTGGCCGCGCCGCCCGGTGGCGGGCTGCACCGGGACGTCGCCATGGCGGGCGCCGAAGTGGCGGTCTGGTTCGCGGAGCGCTCCCCCGGGCGGCGGCCGGCCGGCGAAACCCGGCGGCTGGCCCGGCTGATCCGGCGTACGGGGCCCGACCTCGTCCACGCGCACAGCGCGAAGGCGGGACTGGCCGCCCGGCTGGCCGTACGCGGCCGGATCCCCACCGTCCATCAGCCGCACGCCTGGTCCTTCGAGGCGGCCGGGGGGACGACCGGGCGACTGGCGCTCGCCTGGGAGCGGTTCGCGGTGCGCTGGTCGGACCGGGTGCTGTGTGTGAGCGAGGCGGAGCGGCTGCGGGGCGCGGCGGCGGGGGTGTCGGCCCGGTGGGCGGTGATCCACAACGGTGTGGACCCGGAGCGGTTCTCTCCCGGGCCCGCCGACGCCGCGGCGCGGCGGTGGCTGCACGCCTCGCTCGGCCTGCTGCAACTGCTGTCCGCCGATACGCCCCTGGTGGTGTGCGTGGGGCGGCTGTGTCCGCAGAAGGGCCAGCTGACGCTGTTGCGTGCCTGGCCCGAGGTGCGTGCGGCGGTCCCGGACGCCCGTCTCGTGCTGGTCGGTGACGGGCCGGACCGGCGGCTGCTCCAGGACGCCGCGCCGCCCGGCGTGCTGTTCGCCGGCGCGGCCGACGAGATCGTCCCCTGGTACCGCGCGGCGGATCTGGTCGTCCTGCCGTCGCGCTGGGAGGGGATGGCGCTGGCCCCGCTGGAGGCGATGGCGTGTGCCCGCCCGGTGGTGGTCACCGATGTGGGCGGGGCCCGGGAGAGCCTGCCGCCCGGTGCCGAGGCCGGCTGTCTGGTGCCGCCGGACGACCCGGCCGCCCTGGCACGGGCCCTGTGCGGTCTGCTGACCGCACCTCAGCTGCGTGTGACGCTGGGCCGCCGGGCCCGGAAGCACGTGCGGACGACATTCGACGTACGGCGAACGACGGCGGCGGTCCTGGATCTCTACCACGAACTGCTCGGCCTGCCGTGCCCCGAGAGCAGGGAACGGATCAGGCGATGA
- a CDS encoding chaplin, translating to MKRFVKTVTVAAASCAMVLGGAGIAGANCSGSHHGHGKAHAKSHAKAHAKSHGKSHGKSHGKSHGKTRAKDHDKRDHGKARQHGGDGSVGYGDDGYGYGHAVAKGQVAHSPGIVSGNLIQVPVSIPINACGNSINFIGLLNPAFGSICINK from the coding sequence ATGAAGCGGTTCGTCAAGACGGTCACGGTGGCCGCGGCCAGCTGTGCCATGGTGCTCGGTGGTGCGGGCATCGCCGGCGCCAACTGCTCTGGCAGCCACCATGGCCATGGCAAGGCCCATGCCAAGTCCCACGCCAAGGCTCATGCCAAGTCCCACGGCAAGTCTCACGGCAAGTCCCACGGCAAGTCCCACGGCAAGACCCGCGCCAAGGACCACGACAAGCGCGACCACGGCAAGGCCCGCCAGCACGGCGGCGACGGCTCTGTCGGGTACGGCGACGACGGGTACGGCTACGGCCACGCAGTCGCGAAGGGCCAGGTCGCGCACTCGCCGGGCATCGTCAGCGGCAACCTCATCCAGGTTCCGGTCAGCATCCCGATCAACGCATGCGGCAACAGCATCAACTTCATCGGTCTGCTGAACCCGGCGTTCGGGAGCATCTGCATCAACAAGTGA
- a CDS encoding spermidine synthase: MGKSRRGRGGPESVVETVHGGVAELRPDRDRPRGWTLLIDGAPQSYVDLADPTHLDFAYQRRLGHIADLAAPPGRPLRVLHLGGGALTLARYIAATRPRSTQQVVEIDGPLVQLVRRELPLESGWRIRVRGGDAREGLAKIPDGWADLIIADVFAGARTPAHLTSAECVADVRRALRPGGCYAANLTDGPASARAACGEAPLRFLRGQIATVRTVFPELCLTTDPAVLRGKRFGNAVLLAADRELPIAELTRRAATDPETGRVEHGRALLDFTGGATPVTDATAVASPSPPPQVFA, encoded by the coding sequence ATGGGGAAGAGCAGACGCGGGCGCGGCGGCCCCGAGTCCGTCGTGGAGACGGTGCACGGCGGGGTCGCCGAGCTGCGGCCCGACCGGGACCGGCCGCGCGGCTGGACGCTGCTGATCGACGGCGCCCCGCAGTCGTATGTGGACCTGGCCGACCCGACCCATCTGGACTTCGCCTACCAGCGGCGGCTCGGACATATCGCCGACCTGGCCGCACCGCCCGGCAGGCCGCTGCGGGTCCTGCACCTCGGCGGCGGCGCGTTGACCCTGGCGCGCTATATCGCCGCGACCCGGCCGCGCTCCACCCAGCAGGTGGTGGAGATCGACGGCCCGCTCGTCCAACTCGTCCGCCGCGAGCTGCCGTTGGAGAGCGGCTGGCGGATCAGGGTGCGCGGCGGGGACGCCCGCGAGGGACTCGCGAAGATCCCGGACGGCTGGGCTGACCTGATCATCGCGGATGTCTTCGCCGGTGCCCGTACGCCCGCGCACCTGACCAGCGCCGAATGCGTCGCGGACGTCCGGCGGGCGCTGCGGCCCGGCGGCTGCTATGCGGCGAATCTGACGGACGGGCCCGCGAGCGCCAGGGCGGCATGCGGGGAGGCGCCGCTGCGCTTCCTGCGCGGCCAGATCGCCACCGTCCGTACGGTCTTCCCCGAGTTGTGTCTGACCACCGACCCCGCCGTGCTTCGGGGCAAGCGGTTCGGCAACGCCGTGCTGCTGGCGGCCGACCGGGAACTGCCGATTGCCGAACTGACCCGGCGGGCGGCGACCGATCCGGAGACCGGACGGGTCGAGCACGGGCGGGCGCTGCTGGACTTCACCGGCGGCGCGACGCCGGTCACCGACGCCACCGCGGTCGCCTCACCGTCCCCGCCGCCACAGGTCTTCGCCTGA
- a CDS encoding response regulator transcription factor, translated as MARVLVVEDDQFVRSALIRHLTEASHAVRSVGTALEALREVAQVGFDVVILDLGLPDLDGSEALKMLRGITDVPVIIATARDDEADIVRLLNDGADDYLTKPFSVEHLSARMAAVLRRARATAPGAEPPSRLIQVGGLSIDPLRRQATLDGAALDLTRREFDLLAFLAERPGVVVPRKELLAEVWQQSYGDDQTIDVHLSWLRRKLGETAAKPRYLHTLRGVGVKLEPPQ; from the coding sequence ATGGCACGTGTGCTCGTCGTCGAGGACGATCAGTTCGTCCGCTCGGCCCTCATCCGGCATCTGACCGAGGCTTCCCACGCGGTACGCAGCGTCGGCACCGCTCTGGAGGCGCTGCGCGAGGTGGCGCAGGTCGGCTTCGATGTGGTCATCCTGGACCTCGGCCTGCCCGACCTGGACGGCTCCGAGGCACTGAAGATGCTGCGCGGGATCACCGACGTTCCCGTGATCATCGCCACGGCCCGGGACGACGAGGCCGACATCGTACGGCTGCTGAACGACGGCGCCGACGACTACCTCACCAAGCCGTTCTCCGTCGAACACCTCTCGGCCCGGATGGCGGCCGTGCTGCGCCGCGCCCGCGCCACCGCACCCGGTGCGGAGCCACCCTCCCGACTGATCCAGGTCGGCGGCCTGTCCATCGACCCGCTGCGCCGGCAGGCGACTCTTGACGGCGCCGCACTCGACCTCACCCGCAGGGAATTCGACCTGCTGGCCTTCCTCGCCGAGCGCCCCGGCGTCGTCGTCCCCCGCAAGGAACTGCTCGCCGAGGTCTGGCAGCAGTCCTACGGCGACGACCAGACCATTGACGTCCATCTCTCCTGGCTCCGCCGCAAACTGGGCGAAACCGCGGCGAAGCCCCGGTATCTGCACACCCTGCGGGGCGTCGGCGTGAAACTGGAGCCACCACAGTGA
- a CDS encoding sensor histidine kinase: protein MRWALVKVALAVTAMVVVAFAVPLGLVVKEMARDRAFSNAERQAATIGPVLAITTDRTQLERAVASAETGRGGRIGVHVPASGRGGSPTEIGTRRAAPEDVAAAVKLGRASMSPVRGGSSLLQPTAVASGIAVVEVFVPDDELTNGVTTSWVVLAVVGLALVVGSVAVADRLGTRMVRPAERLAGAAHDLGKGKLGVRVPEDGPKELRSAAAAFNAMADQVVQLLANERELAADLSHRLRTPLTVLRLNAASLGDGPAADQTRSAVEQLEREVDQIIRTARGQKAYTQQAVAGAGCDAAEVIRERMAFWSALAEDEGRTVRVAGADRPVRIPVARPELAAALDAMLGNVFRHTPEGTAFAVDVHNAEEAVIVLVSDAGPGIADPDAALRRGHGGGGAGSTGLGLDIVRRLAESTGGDVRIGRSVLGGTEVRVWLALTEGRPRPGIRRGHRLRRKLRTRGRRAARA, encoded by the coding sequence GTGAGATGGGCCCTGGTCAAGGTGGCGCTGGCGGTGACCGCGATGGTGGTGGTCGCGTTCGCCGTGCCCCTCGGGCTCGTCGTCAAGGAGATGGCCCGCGACCGCGCGTTCTCCAACGCCGAGCGGCAGGCCGCCACCATCGGCCCGGTCCTCGCCATCACCACCGACCGCACCCAACTGGAACGGGCGGTGGCCAGCGCCGAGACCGGCCGCGGCGGGCGGATCGGCGTCCATGTCCCCGCGAGCGGCAGGGGCGGCAGCCCCACCGAGATCGGCACCCGGCGGGCCGCCCCCGAGGACGTCGCGGCCGCCGTCAAGCTCGGCCGGGCCTCCATGTCCCCGGTCCGCGGCGGCTCCTCGCTGCTCCAGCCCACCGCCGTCGCGTCCGGCATCGCGGTCGTCGAGGTCTTCGTCCCCGACGACGAGCTCACCAACGGCGTCACCACCTCATGGGTGGTGCTGGCCGTCGTCGGCCTCGCGCTCGTCGTCGGCTCGGTCGCGGTCGCCGACCGGCTCGGCACCCGCATGGTGCGCCCGGCCGAGCGGCTCGCGGGCGCCGCACACGACCTGGGCAAGGGCAAGCTCGGCGTCCGCGTCCCGGAGGACGGCCCCAAGGAACTGCGCTCCGCGGCCGCGGCCTTCAACGCCATGGCCGACCAGGTCGTCCAACTGCTCGCCAACGAACGCGAACTGGCCGCCGACCTCTCGCACCGGCTGCGTACCCCGCTGACCGTGCTGCGGCTGAACGCCGCCTCGCTCGGCGACGGGCCCGCCGCCGACCAGACCCGGTCCGCCGTCGAGCAGCTGGAGCGCGAGGTCGACCAGATCATCCGCACCGCCCGCGGGCAGAAGGCCTACACCCAGCAGGCCGTCGCCGGGGCCGGCTGCGACGCCGCCGAGGTGATCCGCGAGCGGATGGCCTTCTGGTCGGCGCTCGCCGAGGACGAGGGGCGCACCGTCCGGGTCGCCGGCGCGGACCGCCCCGTCCGTATCCCGGTCGCCCGCCCCGAACTCGCCGCCGCCCTCGACGCGATGCTCGGCAATGTCTTCCGGCACACTCCGGAGGGCACCGCCTTCGCGGTGGATGTCCACAACGCCGAAGAGGCGGTGATCGTGCTGGTCTCGGACGCCGGGCCGGGCATCGCCGACCCGGACGCGGCACTGCGCCGCGGTCACGGGGGCGGCGGGGCCGGCTCCACCGGCCTCGGCCTGGACATCGTGCGGCGCCTCGCCGAATCGACCGGCGGCGATGTACGCATCGGCCGCTCCGTACTGGGCGGCACCGAGGTACGCGTCTGGCTCGCCCTCACCGAAGGCCGCCCCCGCCCCGGCATCCGCCGCGGTCACCGCCTACGCCGCAAACTCCGCACTCGCGGCCGCCGAGCCGCACGAGCGTAG
- a CDS encoding helix-turn-helix domain-containing protein — MVKTRQDASPGSEPVPEIREVAFSAPAGRPAGVEVMTLAELRDRAAACRLSTPHRPGFHHLLRLDHGRLVHSVDFREHVLTPGDLLWSRPGQVQHFGDLTGAEGRLVLFESGFLDPATAAAARVEDWYGPAVRHPEGAAARAVDDALRQLHREFDALGGLPLEVHRAVLRHLLAVLVLRAAHQTGAADGGGEREGTCEAGETYLRFRDAVEREFTHSRQVADYARSLGYAPRTLSRATEAAAGIGAKEFIDRRVVLEAKRLLAHGDQSAARIADRLGFADATNFSKFFQRRAGTTPIAFRAAVRGGAAAEGGPDT; from the coding sequence ATGGTGAAAACGCGACAGGACGCGAGCCCTGGCAGCGAGCCGGTCCCGGAGATCCGGGAGGTGGCGTTCTCCGCGCCCGCCGGGCGGCCCGCGGGGGTGGAGGTGATGACGCTGGCCGAACTGCGCGACCGGGCGGCCGCCTGTCGGCTGTCCACACCGCACCGGCCCGGCTTTCACCATCTGCTGCGGCTGGACCATGGCCGGCTGGTGCACAGCGTCGATTTCCGGGAACACGTCCTCACCCCGGGCGACCTGTTGTGGTCACGGCCCGGCCAGGTCCAGCACTTCGGCGACCTGACCGGGGCCGAGGGGCGGCTGGTGCTCTTCGAGTCCGGCTTCCTGGACCCGGCCACCGCGGCCGCCGCCCGTGTCGAGGACTGGTACGGGCCGGCCGTACGGCACCCCGAAGGGGCGGCGGCGCGGGCGGTGGACGACGCGCTGCGGCAGCTGCACCGCGAGTTCGACGCGCTGGGCGGGCTGCCGCTGGAGGTGCACCGTGCGGTACTGCGGCATCTGCTGGCCGTACTGGTGCTGCGGGCCGCGCATCAGACCGGGGCGGCGGACGGTGGGGGCGAGAGGGAGGGCACCTGCGAGGCCGGAGAGACCTATCTGCGGTTCCGGGACGCGGTGGAGCGGGAGTTCACCCATAGCCGGCAGGTCGCGGACTACGCCCGGTCGCTGGGCTATGCGCCCCGCACCCTCTCCCGGGCCACCGAGGCCGCCGCCGGGATCGGGGCGAAGGAGTTCATCGACCGCCGGGTGGTGCTGGAGGCCAAGCGGCTGCTGGCGCACGGCGACCAGTCGGCGGCCCGGATCGCGGACCGGCTGGGCTTCGCCGACGCCACCAATTTCAGCAAGTTCTTCCAGCGGCGGGCGGGGACCACCCCGATCGCGTTCCGCGCGGCCGTACGGGGCGGGGCGGCCGCCGAGGGAGGTCCGGATACGTAA
- a CDS encoding NAD(P)-dependent oxidoreductase, whose protein sequence is MSTIALFGANGTIGSRILNEALQRGHQVTAVVRDPAKITTSHPNLTVTTGDVLDPASVAAVAKGQDVLVSAVGGGDGPGHIATIKPAAESLVAGLRTLGDAAPRLITVGGAGSLRTPDGTQVWDADGLPEFLLQIMHAHGDALDFYRTVSDVRWTNLSPAATIAPGERTGTYRTGLDDLVTAADGSSRISAEDYAVALVDEIERPAHIGERFTVGY, encoded by the coding sequence ATGTCCACCATCGCTCTTTTCGGGGCCAACGGCACCATCGGCAGCCGCATCCTCAACGAGGCCCTGCAGCGCGGCCACCAGGTCACCGCGGTCGTCCGCGACCCCGCCAAGATCACCACCAGCCATCCGAACCTGACCGTGACCACCGGTGACGTGCTCGACCCGGCCTCGGTCGCGGCGGTGGCCAAGGGTCAGGACGTGCTGGTGAGCGCGGTCGGCGGCGGCGACGGACCGGGGCACATCGCCACCATCAAGCCCGCCGCCGAGTCCCTCGTCGCCGGTCTGCGCACCCTCGGCGACGCGGCCCCGCGCCTGATCACCGTCGGCGGCGCAGGCTCACTGCGCACCCCCGACGGCACGCAGGTCTGGGACGCGGACGGCCTCCCCGAGTTCCTGCTGCAGATCATGCACGCGCACGGCGACGCCCTGGACTTCTACCGCACCGTCTCCGACGTCCGCTGGACCAACCTCAGCCCGGCCGCCACCATCGCGCCCGGCGAGCGCACCGGCACCTACCGCACCGGCCTCGACGACCTGGTCACCGCGGCCGACGGCAGCAGCCGGATCTCCGCCGAGGACTACGCGGTGGCTCTTGTCGACGAGATCGAGCGGCCCGCCCACATCGGCGAGCGCTTCACCGTCGGCTACTGA